The genomic DNA AAGATGCACCAGCAATTGAAACACCAGAGCGAGAATTCCGAGCAGAAGGAAAATCAGGCTCATGCCCGGTGCCCGCAGGAGCAGACTGAGCATTGGCCCGACCAGCAACAGTACACCGGCAATTTTACTGATCGGCTGGATCGATCTGGCCAGCGCCATACGAAGATGGAACAGTTTCTCGTTGCGGGCATGCTGCAGTGCATGCCCCACTTCATGGGCTGCCACAGCCACGGCGGAAACCGACTTGCCCCGGTAAAACGAGCGGCTGAGATGCACCGTGCGGCTTTGCGGATCATAATGATCGGCGCCATCGTCGATCGGCTCCACCCCCACACCGGTCAGTCCGGCCCGGCTGATCAGATGCAGCGCAAGTTCGCCGCCGGTTCCGGGAAAATCCGGTCGCGGCCGGGCATGTTTTTTCAATTGCCGCTTCACCCAGAATGACGGGGCAAAGATCACGACAAGAAACACAACGGCAATGATGAGAAAAATCGGCATGGCACTGATGTCGGTCGGCTTTGCTGCTCTGTCAATTGCACAGGCAGTAAAAAGCGCCGCTGATGTCAGCGCGGCGGCACTTTTGCAAGTATCATCTGCCCGGAACAGACTACCTGGCGGCGCCTGGGCCGGCGATGAGCCGGTCATCATGCAAAACCATGAGAAATGATAGCAGGAACGCAGTGCGGCGGGTGAGCGCCGGACTCACTCGCCTCCCCGATTGGATCGCCGAGCGTCCAGCAGGGCGCTGCCGGCATAGTGAATCTGCGCGGGTTCAATCAGGTTTCCTTCTGCGTCGACCGTCAGGCGCAGCACCCGATTGCCGTAAAGAAAGTTCAGTCGGGTGCGTCCGGCATCTTCGCCTTCGCCGGTCTCGCAGCGCGACGTAATAGTGCCTGCACGCATCAGGGTGCGCAGTTTCTCTTCGCTCATATCAAAGCCCTCGGCCACCAATACAGCATCCACCGTGATCTCCGCACCGCTGATACTGATCGCGCTCATTTGGCCTCGCGCCAATGGTCATTGGCGGCTGCGATCGTAGCGAAATGCGTAGCGACAACATGCGAGGCCGCAATCAGTGCATTGGCATCGGCTTCGTAATCCTTGCGCAGCCGGTCGCGCATATCGGCATCGGGCTGGGTCTTCTTCACGGCGATACGGGCCAGCTTGACGGCAAGGTCATAGCCCTCTGTCGGAGTTGCGGTGATGAGGCTCGGGAGCCAGTTATCCATCGGTTTTTTCCTTTGCTGTCAGAGTTATTGGTTGGTCAGGCGCAGTCAGGATACGCCCGGCATCACCGTCCAGATCCTCGAACTGGCGATGGCGCAGGCTCCATAAAAACGCGGCAAGTCCCAACAGGCCCATGATGATTGAAACAGGGATGAGAAACAGCACACCGCTCATTTTGTCCGCCCCGGATATGCTTCCTTCAAATGATCTGCTTCCTTCACATCCGGGCGCAGCGCCTGCCAGGCATGCCAGGTGCCATGTCCCAGAAGCGGGAATATTACGATCAGGCCAAGAAGACCTGTGAGAACCGCCAGCGAGAAGCCTGCAACAACAATGGCCCCCCAGGGTAGAACCGCCCGCAGGTTTTGTGTGGTGAGCGCGAAGCTGGTGCCGAGCGCCGTCAGGGCGTCGGTGCGTTGCGACAGCAGCATCGGGATTGAGAACAGGCTGATCGCCATCGCGAAGGCGGCGAAGAGCCCCCCGACCGCCGAGCCTGTTACTATCAGCGCCCAGCCGCGCGGCGTGGTCAACAGTTGGGCAAGGATATGGTCGAAGCCGGGAAACGGCAGGAGCCCGAAAAACAGCGCATAAAGCAGGTCTGCCG from Pararhizobium sp. IMCC3301 includes the following:
- a CDS encoding zinc metallopeptidase — protein: MTGSSPAQAPPGSLFRADDTCKSAAALTSAALFTACAIDRAAKPTDISAMPIFLIIAVVFLVVIFAPSFWVKRQLKKHARPRPDFPGTGGELALHLISRAGLTGVGVEPIDDGADHYDPQSRTVHLSRSFYRGKSVSAVAVAAHEVGHALQHARNEKLFHLRMALARSIQPISKIAGVLLLVGPMLSLLLRAPGMSLIFLLLGILALVFQLLVHLVTLPVEFDASFGKALPILAGGGYLQPSDLPATRSVLRAASLTYVAHSLAGVFNLWTLLRLLR
- a CDS encoding DUF6522 family protein; the protein is MSAISISGAEITVDAVLVAEGFDMSEEKLRTLMRAGTITSRCETGEGEDAGRTRLNFLYGNRVLRLTVDAEGNLIEPAQIHYAGSALLDARRSNRGGE
- a CDS encoding hexameric tyrosine-coordinated heme protein, which gives rise to MDNWLPSLITATPTEGYDLAVKLARIAVKKTQPDADMRDRLRKDYEADANALIAASHVVATHFATIAAANDHWREAK
- the ccoS gene encoding cbb3-type cytochrome oxidase assembly protein CcoS; this encodes MSGVLFLIPVSIIMGLLGLAAFLWSLRHRQFEDLDGDAGRILTAPDQPITLTAKEKTDG
- a CDS encoding DUF2189 domain-containing protein, with protein sequence MLEPLPAVESPLRPASSFARHLPANAALGWLAAGWRDIRRDPVSSVVYGLTVLVISVLVILAMVAAGLPGLIFPALSGFLVVGPFFAIGLYQKSRRLAAGEAVRLSDMILVRPASGAQVLFAGLLLCLLVVLWLRAADLLYALFFGLLPFPGFDHILAQLLTTPRGWALIVTGSAVGGLFAAFAMAISLFSIPMLLSQRTDALTALGTSFALTTQNLRAVLPWGAIVVAGFSLAVLTGLLGLIVIFPLLGHGTWHAWQALRPDVKEADHLKEAYPGRTK